AAAAGTTCTGAAAAAAGTAATCCATAGCCGGCCTTTGTTGGGAAAAAAGAAAAAAGATAAGAATTCGATTTGCTATCCAAAAGATTTTCTGAAATGAGCATGCCAGGAGTAAGCACATTTGTAACACCTCGAGCTACCATTTTTCCAGCTGTTGCGACTTCCAACTGATCACAAAGCGCTAGCTTAAAGCCCCCTTTAACTAAACGGGTAATATAATGATCGACTGCATGAATAGGAAATCCACAAAGAGGTATCGGCTGACCATTAAACATACCCCTCTTTGTCAGCGTTATTCCTAAAAACTCTGATACCTTTTTAGCATCATCAAAAAACAACTCATAAAAATCACCAACCTGAAAAAGAATAAGCGTGTCTTTATGTTCTGCCTTTATCGTAAAATACTGCTTCATTAGTGGGGTAAGACCAGATAGGTCTTGATTGCCAAATAGCTCAAATTGTTGCAAGAAAATTCCTTTAAAAACCCTATTGAAATCAGCCAAAAAAGATATTATAACAATACCAATTCTTTGTTTTTTTTCAATTTTTTCAAAAAACCCTTAGAATTCAACAATCAAATTATGCTACCAGCAAAAGCTTTTTTCTTGAAAAAATATGGCGTTTGTTTATACTTTTTACATTAAGATATTTAATAAAAGCTATTAGGGTCATTGATTTAGGGTTATCCATGAAAAAACAACTTTTCTTATTATTTTTTACCGGAATTGTAATTAATTCGCATTTTATTAGACCATCTGACTCTTCTGCCCAAAATCCTCTACAAGATTGGCTGATAGCACATATTAACAATGTGGAAGACTCTGAACTCTATGATGCTTTTGAGTCTTTTAAAAATTCAAAACTATTTAAAGAGCTAGGATTTGAAAGATTTGAGTGGAAAGAAGTCAAAAGAAATCATACCGGTGGATGCTTTAAAGATAGCTCTTATTGTTCAAGATTCCCAGGACATGAAAAAAATCCTGAAAAAGAAGAGTGGTATTTAATGACAGCATGGAAAGCGACTTCCTTAAAAAAGGAAAATCAAATTACCACATCTGGACAAAATTAAATAATCATTTTAAATTAATTTATTAAATATAATCAATCGCTGCTGAAATTAAGGCTTTTATGAAAAAACTACCTCTCATTTCTATGTGTTTTAGCTTGCTGCCAATTATGGCAATCTGCTCACAAGGTTTAAACCCATCTGCAAAGGAATACATTCCTAAAAAAACATTATCTGCATACCTTGGATGGAAAAGTTCAAAAATGGCTGCTTGGAAACCAAAGCATGCTCACGCTTCTAGCGATCTACAAGGGTTCGATTTTTATGAAGGTCAGCTTCAGTGCAATCAAAAGCTTCCAGAATATCGCATTTTGATAACACCTAAGTATAATCCGGCGAATTCACCCTTGTCTCGAGATATCTTCGGATCAGCTCTTTAATAAAAAATTTAAACAATAAAAAACCGACATTCAATTCAATTTTGAATGTCGGTTTTTTATTGTTTTTAAAACAAGCTAAATAGCTTGAGCCATATGCTTTTTAAGATATTTTCCAGTATAACTATTAGCAGCCTGAGCAACATATTCTGGAGTCCCTTGCGCAACTATCTGACCACCAGCAAATCCACCATCTGGACCAAGATCAATGATAAAATCTGAAACTTTTAGCACGTCTAAATTATGCTCGATAACGATAATTGAGTTGCCTTTATCGATAAGTCGATTTAAAACAACAAGCAATTTTACAATGTCATGCGAGTGAAGACCCGTTGTGGGCTCATCTAAAACATACAAGGTATTTTGACCACGCTTTGCAAGCTCATTAACAAGCTTGATTCGTTGCGCCTCTCCGCCAGAAAGAGTTGTTGACGCCTGTCCAAGTTTTAAATAATCCAGACCAACATCGCAAAGAAGCTGCAATCTTTTAACTAAAACAGTATGTGCACTAAAAAATTCTTTTGCTTCAAATGCCGTCATATCAAGCACATCTGCAATATTTTTTCCTTTGTATAAAATTTGTAGAGTCTCTACACTGTACCGCTTACCGCGACAAGCCTTGCAAGTCATGATCACATCAGGCAAGAAATGCATAGAAACAGTAATAATTCCATCTCCATGACACTTATAACATCGCCCTTTTGCTACGTTAAAACTAAATTGCCCAACATCATACCCACGAATTTTACTATCTGGCAGCCCAGCAAAGAGTTCTCGAATACCATTAAAAATTCCAATATACGTTGCTGGATTTGAGCGAGATGTTCTTCCGATTGGGCTTTGATCAATTTGGACCATGTTTTCAATATGCTCAAGGCCATCAATCTTAGTTTTGTCAAAAATCTGCCATTTCTGAAATGAATCAAGCTCTTTTTGCAGAGTTGGAACAAGCTCTTCAAAGATCAAAGAACTTTTTCCAGAACCAGAAACCCCTGAAATAGAGCATAAAACATGCAAGGGAAATGAAACTGTTACATCCTGTAAATTATTTTTAGTTGCATGTTTTAGGGTTAAAAACTTATCCGTCGTTCGTCTAATTTCTGGAGCCTTAATTTCAAGCTCTCCAGATAAATATTTCCCGGTAAGCGAATTTGGGTTGTTCATAAGATCTTGTGGCGTTCCGCAAGCTGTAACCATTCCACCATGCACACCTGCCGCAGGACCCATATCAATAACATAGTCAGCTATTTTTATGGTATCAATATCATGTTCTACCACGATCACAGAGTTGCCAAGATCTTTTAATGATTTTAAAGTCTCTATCAACCGATCATTATCTCGCTGATGAAGGCCAATGCTTGGCTCGTCTAAAATATAAAGAACGCCGCTGAGCGCACAGCCAACTTGTTTTGCTAAACGAATGCGCTGTCCTTCGCCGCCAGAAAGCGTACGAGCTGTTCGATTTAAAGACAAATAAGAAAGCCCAACGTTAACCAAAAACTGTAACCGTTGTGTAGTTTCTTTTAAAATACTTATCGCAATCTCTGCTTCAAATTCAGATAATTGTAAGTTTTGCAAAAACAAAACCGCTTGATCGATTGGCATATCGCCAACCTCAAAAATATTCTTGCCTCCAATGGTAACTGATAACGCCTGCCTAGAGAGCCTTTGCCCCAAGCATTGATGACAAGCTTTTACCTGCCGCATCATATAAAGTTCATATCCATCATTTTCTTGCTCATGCTCTACACCAAGACCATCACAGACTTGACATGCACCAACAGGAGAATTAAAAGAAAAGAATCTAGGTTCAAGCTCTGGAAATGCAACCTGGCAGCCTAAACACATGCGCTTTGATGAATACAATGTTGAAACATCGTCGACTTGTATTTTGCAAAGACCATCTGCAAAATCAAAACTTTTTTGAACAGCTTCACTGACTCGAGATAGACAATCGTCATCTTGATCGATCGTTATGCTATCGAGTAGGACGTCAATGGAATGCTTATAACTTTTTTTAAGCCCTAAGGCTTCAATCTCATTAACATGAGAAATTTTATGCAGCTGACCATCAATAACAAATCTGTAAAAGCCTTTTGCTAAGAAATCTGCAAGTTCTTGTTTAAACTCACCCTTGCGCTCTTGAACAACTGGAGCAACAATTGTCACAATTTTTTGTCCATAGCTGGCCAAAACATATTGGGCAACCTGGCTTGCACTGTAAGCTTTAATTTCTTTGCTGCACAGGCTACAATGCGGCACTCCAATTCTTGCAAAAAGAACCCTTAAATAATCATAAACTTCTGTAATGGTTCCAACCGTAGAGCGAGGATTGTGACCCACTGTTTTTTGTTCTATGGCAATAGCAGGACAGAGCCCATCAATTCGATCAAAGTCTGGTTTTTTTGCTATCCCTAAAAACTGACGAGCATAAGACGAAAGTGATTCCATGTAACGACGCTTACCTTCAACAAATAAAATGTCTAAGGCTAGTGAACTTTTACCAGATCCAGAAGGACCAGTAATAACAACTAACGAATTTTTTGGAATAGAAACCGAAATGTTTTTAAGATTATGTTCCCTTGCGCCAACTACTTTTATTTCATTCATTAAAATCAACCTTTCTTTAAAAATGAAGCGATACCACGCACCTAAAGTTCATGATATCGCGCTATAACTAAAAATAGTATACCAACTAAACTAAAAAGCTTTTGTTACAATGTCGCCTAAAAACCTAAAGGGCCTGGGTCGTCCTTTGTTTGCACGATTAAAATCTTTCATAGCTTTGATCATTTCTGGATCATCGCTTTCATTAAAATATAAAACAAGACTTTTTAAGCCCTTTAAAGATTCCTTTTCTTCTTCTCTTTTTGAAGACATCTGAGTTTTTTCTGCATCTCTTAGTTCAGCTGCACTTTTTTCTCTATATAACTCTCTAAGATTTGCACTACTCTTAATCTTCAAAAAATTAAGGTCCCTATTTTCACTTTCTTTAATAGCTACTCGACATTCTGTTTCTTTTCTCGATAGCTTATTTTTTAGACGCTGAAAGCTATATATATCATAATCAGCATATAAGTCCTCACGGGTTTCAGCTTCTTCTAAATTTGTTAAGTAACGATACAAAGTCTCTACTCTTATTAACTCTGCTCGTTCCAAGCGATCTATCTCTGCCTTTTTTTTAGAATAAACCGGTCCCGATGTCACCGTAAAGCTAGGCCTCACAGATGAACCAATCGTACAGATAACAAAAAACGCTGCTGGAAATAAAAACTTTTTCATGTAGAGCCCCCTCTAACATTTGAACAAACAATAAACACTTTTTAGCGATAACATCTTTATATTAAGGCTTTTATTAAGTATATGCTTTTTAACAAGTTCTGTAAAACCACTCTAGCTTTTTGTGCGATTACGCGTATACTTCTTACTACTTAATGTGGTGAGCGTAGCTCAGTTGGTAGAGCACCAGGTTGTGGTTCTGGGGGTCATGGGTTCAATCCCCATCGCTCACCCCAAAAAATTTCAAATCTTTGATAAAAGTCATATGTCGGGGCGTAGCGCAATTGGTAGCGCACTCGCTTTGGGAGCGAGGGGTTGTGAGTTCAAGTCTCGCCGCCCCGACCATTTAATGACAATCCATCTTTCTACTATCGAAAGGAAAACCTATGACACATGTATGGTTTCTTCTAACTGTCTCTTTTATAATTCTAGAACTTTCTAACCCAGGTTTATTTTATTTCCTGTCTCTTGCGATAGGATCTGCCTGTCTGTTTTTATTAAGTTTTTATGATTATGCAAACTGGTTTCCATTAATTTGCTTAGACATTGAAACTCAAAGTATTGCTACTCAGTGTATAGTCTTTTTTGCGACAACCTTAATTGCTCTTTTTTTACTGCATCGATATGCAAAAAAAAGCCAAAAACAAAAAGGATCAAAGGCATACCTATCAAACATGTATCAACTCATTGGAAAAACAGTTGAAATTACATCAGTCGATGATTTTTGCGAATTGTCTGGATACGGAAAAGTAAGCAATGAAACATGGCCCATAAAGCTACAAGTTCATCAAAATCTAAAATCACCTCAACTCAAAGTAGGAATGCTTGCAACCATAACCGGTGTTCAAGGTTGCCACCTACAAATAGTCTTAATAGACCATAACTAAAAAACAGATCGCCCAAAACAATCATTAACAATAAAGGATTTATTATGTTGTTATTTGAAGTAGGAATTTTTTTTATTGTGCCTCTTTTTTTAATGGTAATTTTACTTTTAAAAAGCACTATCTTGGTACAACAAGCAGAAACAGTAATCATTGAAAGACTTGGTAAATTTGACAGAGTTTTGACACCTGGACTGCATTTAATTGTGCCGTTTGTGGATCAAAAACGTTATTGCCTTTGGACTTTTCTTTATTTTTCACAAAACAAACGATACGAAACATTTACTAGAAACTTCTATCGCATTGATTTAAGAGAAGCTGTGTATGAATTTCCAAAACAAAACGTAATTACAAAAGATAACGTTATGATGGAAATTAACGCACTACTTTATTATCAAATAACTGACGTGAAAGCTGCTGTGTACGAAGTGTCAAATCTTCCAGAAGCAATTGAAAAAATAACACAAACGACTCTTCGTAACGTTATTGGCTCACTTGATCTTGACGAATCGCTTATCTCTCGCGATCAAATCAACACAAAACTTCGCATCATCTTAGATGAAGCTACAGATAAATGGGGAGTTAAAATTAATCGTGTTGAGCTGCAAGAAGTTAACCCTCCTCGCGATATTCAAATCGCTATGGAAAAACAGATGCGAGCTGAGCGTGACCGTCGAGCAATTATTTTAGAAGCTGAAGGTGCAAAACGTTCTGCTATTTTAAATGCTGAAGGCGAAAAAGAATCACAAATTCTTAAAGCTCAAGGACAAGCGGAATCAAAAATAATTGCTGCAGAAGCTGAAGCTTTATCTAGACTTAGATTTGCTGAAGCTGAAGCAAAATCACTTGAAGTTATGAAAGCAGCTATTCCAGATATCGACCCTGTTCAATATTTGACCGCTCTTAAATACATTCAAGCTCTGCCAGAAATGACTAAAGGCTCTGATAATAAATTAATTATTATTCCTTATGAAGCTTCTGGACTTGCAAACTCTGTTGCTTCAATTAAAAAAATATTTGAAGAAGTAAAATAAAATACAACAATAAAAAAAGGTATGGCTGCTTTCAATAAAGCAGCCATACCTTTTTTATTGCTACCAGCTAAAAAAACTTTGACCACTTCAAAGGTTTTTAGTAAAATAGTACCCATATAAAATCTTTTTTTCAATATCGCCAAAGGGGGCAAAATGTTTAAACATTCTCTATTTTTATCAATTATTGTGACAATGATCTCAGCACCAACATCTGCTAGCAATTTCACAAAATTTCTCAAAAAAGAAGCTTACGAAACTCAATCAATATTATCTGACAAGCTACATACGAATTCGTATACCATCTCTGAAAAACTTGAAAAATGCCTAGATCGAAAAAACAGTAGCGCAAAAAAAGACTCAAGTTACAATAAATCATGTCTTGAAGAAATTTCAAAAGAAATAGCCGTCGAAAAAACCAAAAACTTGAAGGCTATGCGCAAT
This portion of the Candidatus Dependentiae bacterium genome encodes:
- the uvrA gene encoding excinuclease ABC subunit UvrA produces the protein MNEIKVVGAREHNLKNISVSIPKNSLVVITGPSGSGKSSLALDILFVEGKRRYMESLSSYARQFLGIAKKPDFDRIDGLCPAIAIEQKTVGHNPRSTVGTITEVYDYLRVLFARIGVPHCSLCSKEIKAYSASQVAQYVLASYGQKIVTIVAPVVQERKGEFKQELADFLAKGFYRFVIDGQLHKISHVNEIEALGLKKSYKHSIDVLLDSITIDQDDDCLSRVSEAVQKSFDFADGLCKIQVDDVSTLYSSKRMCLGCQVAFPELEPRFFSFNSPVGACQVCDGLGVEHEQENDGYELYMMRQVKACHQCLGQRLSRQALSVTIGGKNIFEVGDMPIDQAVLFLQNLQLSEFEAEIAISILKETTQRLQFLVNVGLSYLSLNRTARTLSGGEGQRIRLAKQVGCALSGVLYILDEPSIGLHQRDNDRLIETLKSLKDLGNSVIVVEHDIDTIKIADYVIDMGPAAGVHGGMVTACGTPQDLMNNPNSLTGKYLSGELEIKAPEIRRTTDKFLTLKHATKNNLQDVTVSFPLHVLCSISGVSGSGKSSLIFEELVPTLQKELDSFQKWQIFDKTKIDGLEHIENMVQIDQSPIGRTSRSNPATYIGIFNGIRELFAGLPDSKIRGYDVGQFSFNVAKGRCYKCHGDGIITVSMHFLPDVIMTCKACRGKRYSVETLQILYKGKNIADVLDMTAFEAKEFFSAHTVLVKRLQLLCDVGLDYLKLGQASTTLSGGEAQRIKLVNELAKRGQNTLYVLDEPTTGLHSHDIVKLLVVLNRLIDKGNSIIVIEHNLDVLKVSDFIIDLGPDGGFAGGQIVAQGTPEYVAQAANSYTGKYLKKHMAQAI
- a CDS encoding NfeD family protein, coding for MTHVWFLLTVSFIILELSNPGLFYFLSLAIGSACLFLLSFYDYANWFPLICLDIETQSIATQCIVFFATTLIALFLLHRYAKKSQKQKGSKAYLSNMYQLIGKTVEITSVDDFCELSGYGKVSNETWPIKLQVHQNLKSPQLKVGMLATITGVQGCHLQIVLIDHN
- a CDS encoding SPFH/Band 7/PHB domain protein; translation: MLLFEVGIFFIVPLFLMVILLLKSTILVQQAETVIIERLGKFDRVLTPGLHLIVPFVDQKRYCLWTFLYFSQNKRYETFTRNFYRIDLREAVYEFPKQNVITKDNVMMEINALLYYQITDVKAAVYEVSNLPEAIEKITQTTLRNVIGSLDLDESLISRDQINTKLRIILDEATDKWGVKINRVELQEVNPPRDIQIAMEKQMRAERDRRAIILEAEGAKRSAILNAEGEKESQILKAQGQAESKIIAAEAEALSRLRFAEAEAKSLEVMKAAIPDIDPVQYLTALKYIQALPEMTKGSDNKLIIIPYEASGLANSVASIKKIFEEVK